One bacterium DNA segment encodes these proteins:
- a CDS encoding alpha/beta hydrolase domain-containing protein — MKWLTLIPMLVSLPAWGAVTGFSTCEPAEGAFCSGPVNVVMGGKVYVKVSGLMEGTIDFGSPSGVQPYKAPISLMYPADVADCSGTGIVDLVNNSGSLFLNDLGVYFPPLGIGALVLGDTYVAKRGHALASLQYQRISSFGQDPIQAGIDHGFYPPTAGIPAPDPAAEILASWVVLSDGAAFLRNLGSDPDFAGACSSSKVISIGYSQSAFHQRLFSFTPQFWGTFDGNLLGAHGVSPFIGESPEGSGKSITVNNEHDVQILQSEGVRGDTDWYKVYEVAGSSHTPMEAVDIAPILALWGQSSRQNPVRISPVFRTMMDHLVNWIDGTSTPPPSAYLDASSNPNTHPECVVGSAENLFEADGAPTMNDVYLDCPRDPAKGNALSGGIRLPHVVTEVDGELAGAPLGNYGGVEPASPYLFAGILPNISFIPVSGGSYSRYTDQELTQRYGVFQKSMIDDALSGPYLGSVARAAEYAESQGWINEEEKRAYIKTAQDCARGKAASLSSEDLLACHGI, encoded by the coding sequence TGACCGGATTTTCGACTTGCGAGCCCGCCGAGGGCGCCTTCTGTAGCGGGCCCGTCAACGTCGTCATGGGGGGCAAGGTTTACGTCAAGGTTTCGGGGTTAATGGAAGGAACGATCGACTTTGGGTCGCCTTCGGGCGTTCAACCTTATAAAGCGCCCATTTCTTTGATGTATCCGGCCGACGTGGCGGATTGCAGTGGCACCGGGATTGTCGACCTGGTCAACAATAGCGGCTCGCTTTTTCTCAACGATTTGGGTGTCTACTTCCCTCCCTTGGGAATTGGCGCCCTTGTTCTCGGGGACACCTATGTTGCCAAACGGGGGCATGCCTTAGCTTCCTTGCAATATCAGAGAATTTCCTCTTTTGGCCAAGATCCGATCCAAGCAGGAATTGATCATGGCTTCTATCCGCCGACGGCCGGGATACCGGCTCCAGATCCGGCTGCCGAAATCTTGGCGTCATGGGTTGTTCTAAGCGATGGGGCGGCTTTCCTTCGGAACCTCGGGTCCGATCCCGATTTTGCCGGCGCTTGTAGTTCCTCCAAGGTGATCTCGATTGGATATTCCCAGTCGGCATTCCATCAACGGCTGTTCTCTTTTACGCCCCAGTTCTGGGGAACTTTTGATGGCAATCTTTTGGGGGCTCATGGGGTTTCTCCTTTCATCGGGGAATCGCCGGAAGGGTCTGGAAAGTCGATCACGGTCAATAACGAGCACGACGTTCAGATCCTCCAGTCGGAAGGCGTCCGGGGAGACACCGATTGGTATAAGGTCTATGAAGTAGCGGGCTCGTCTCATACCCCGATGGAGGCCGTCGATATCGCCCCCATTTTGGCCTTGTGGGGGCAAAGCAGCCGGCAAAATCCGGTGAGAATCAGCCCGGTCTTTCGGACGATGATGGATCACCTGGTGAATTGGATCGACGGGACCTCGACCCCGCCGCCCAGCGCCTATTTGGATGCCTCTTCGAATCCCAATACCCATCCGGAATGCGTCGTCGGTTCGGCTGAAAATCTCTTCGAAGCCGATGGAGCTCCGACAATGAATGACGTCTACTTGGACTGCCCGCGCGATCCAGCGAAGGGGAATGCCCTTTCAGGCGGAATTCGCCTGCCCCACGTGGTGACCGAGGTTGACGGCGAGTTGGCGGGGGCTCCCTTGGGGAATTACGGCGGGGTGGAACCCGCATCGCCTTACCTCTTTGCCGGCATCCTACCCAATATCTCTTTTATACCGGTGAGCGGAGGAAGCTATTCAAGGTACACCGATCAGGAGCTCACCCAGAGGTATGGCGTGTTCCAGAAGAGCATGATCGACGACGCTCTCTCGGGGCCTTATCTGGGCAGTGTGGCCAGGGCGGCCGAATATGCCGAGTCCCAAGGCTGGATCAACGAAGAGGAAAAACGGGCCTACATCAAAACGGCTCAAGACTGTGCCCGCGGGAAGGCCGCCAGCCTCTCCAGCGAGGATCTGCTGGCTTGCCACGGGATTTAA